TTGCACAGGAATTGTTACACGATGCCCTCTTGTGCTCAAGATGATAAGAACTAAGGAGGAAGAAGGATGGCATGGGAAAATCAGCTACCAGGAGTATGTGGAAGACATTAATGACCCAGCAGATGTTGAGAAAAAGATTTGTGAAGGTAGAAAAAGCTTAGAAGCGAGTGAGATCTCTCAAATGAATGCAATCcattaacagaaaatatgttCAAATAAGCTTTGTAAACTTATAAAAAAGTCTAATTACACTTGTAGCCCAAGATGAGATGGCTGGTGCAGGGGTTGGTATAAGTGAAGAACTCATCAGTTTACAGATCACCTCTGCAAATGTTCCGGACCTCACGCTTATTGATCTCCCCGGTATCGCACGAGTGGCAGTCAAGGGTCAACCTGAGAATATCGGAGAGCAGGTAATATATTCTCCAACTTCCTTTAGAAAAAAGTACCAAGACAGTATCAAGGTAGTGATAagatgaatatatataaataccatggtactttgatacatGTACTGTATCATATTCGAGTACCACAGTATTTACATGGTCTCCAAAAATGGTCATGAGTTGAGAAAATTGGATGCACAAGGTTAGTATGATTTATCACACTAGTCTGTCATTTCTGTATCACTAACGGCACCAAAtatgcaaaaaacatttttggcaaAAATAACCATTGTTTATAAACAACTTTCCACCCGTCTGCAGTTAACTGAACAAACATATAGACTCAACATGATACATGGTTTTCTTAAAGACACGGGAACAGTAATCAAATGCATTCATTCCAGATTAAGAGACTGATCAGGAAGTTTGTTACCAAGCAAGAAACAATCAACCTTGTTGTGGTGCCATGTAATGTTGACATTGCGACCACAGAAGCATTAAGAATGGCACAGGAAGAGGATCCTGATGGCGAGAGGACTTTAGGTGCGCAGTACTCTTGTGTAGTACTCACTGCATACATGCAAACTTCCAAACCTTCTAAATGGATTAGTAATATCATAAGTTTTCTGTTCTGATTGTATTGTATGTCTTATATAGGTATCCTAACAAAGCCGGACCTGGTGGATAAGGGCACTGAAGGGAGTGTGGTAGACATTGTGCACAATGACGTCATTCCCCTTACTAAAGGCTACATGATTGTCAGGTGCAGAGGACAGAAAGAGATCACGGATCAGGTCACTCTCAATGAGGCCACAGAGACTGAGAAGGCCTTCTTCAAAGACCATCCTCATTTCAGGTGGGGACATGGTCACACGGGACATTGACAGaactgctgaattactgacaggTGGTATCTCCCATCCGACATCTTTGCATCAGTTCAAAAATGTCATGGGCTATTTTTTAATCTGCGTTCTTATGTGTTCTTAAGTTCTCGTGGACTTATTCAATGTCATCATCTATTGCTGAATTTAATTTTATTCTATTGCATAGAATGCATAAAATTGCCCAATATGTCCTTGATCAGTGCGAATATCAAGGATGCTTGTGGGCAAAAACCCCTTTGAGGTCCCAGAAGTCATAGTGGCTCTACAGTGGCAGACAAACGACATTTATCATTGTGTTTTCCCTCAAGATTTTTTTGCTGTAAGCTTGCGAATGTCTGATGGCTCTTGTCATAccagtagttctctcactggCTACAAAAGTGCTGGGACAGTCAAATATGCAACAGGAAGatcgcagcacatctcaaagctctCAATAGATGTGCTCAGTGTCCTCCTGTCCTTCCGAGTTCGTTCTTCACAGTTCGCCGAATTCACAGTAGATCcgtctgcacattttttaatagtCGTCCATCAAAAGCCAATCGAAAGAGTTCTACAACATCACACTTTTGTTGTGATTTGAGCTGCAATATTATTCTACAGATATTACAGATAATATTTTTGACAGCTGTCAAAAAGCTTTTCCATTATTTCCCTCAGCACACTATATGAAGAAGGCTTTGCTACTATTCCCTTGTTGGCTGAGAAACTAACCATTGAGTTGGTTTATCACATTCAGGTGAAAAAATTTATAACAAAAGTAACTGGCAAGATTATttgacacacaaaaaatatatctaATTTTACTATGGATAATATGTTATGTAGAAATCCCTGCCTCTGTTAGAGGAGCAAATCGAGGCAAAGCTTGAAGAGACGCAGAAGGATCTGGAGGCATATGGCACTGGACCACCAACAGACCCTACAGAGAGACTTGGCTTTCTGATTGATGTGAGTACAGCCGTGAAGTCTACACACGTGCCAGTCATCCAacataaatcagaatcagaataatgCACAGAACATTCTAGATTAAACATGATCTACAGCGTGCTCCTTGCACACTCACTAATAGACTGAGTGGTTGCTTACCAGCACTAGACACAGCTATAAAACTTAAGTTTGAATTTTAGTAAAGAGTTTAAAAATCAAGATTACTTAAATCTTCCACAATATTAAACAATTCCATAGCTGATAAAAAAAGCCTCATCAATATGTAGCCTCATAAAAAAATAGAATTGATTTTATGAGAATAAATTATTTATCTTGTTGTCTGTTTTGTTGAATTCAGAAAGTTACAGCTTTCACTCAGGACACTTTCAACCTAACCACTGGGGAGGTGCTTAAATCTGCTTCAGATCTACAGATTTTTCCAGAAATCCGCAAAGAATTTGCAAAATGGAAGTGCGTCTTGGATAATTGTGAGTCATGCATATGTGAGAAATGGAGTAAAATAATCACTTAAATAAGAGTACTGTTAGCACAATTTCAATGAATGAACTGAACAAGTGTATGTATGTAGAGTACATGCGCACACACTGGGCAGTAATGTGCTTGTTTCATATGGACCTgcttgaagtgttttttttttttttgctgatactGTATATCTGATTATTCATGATGTAATTTAAAATCAGTTCAGAAGACTGTAATAAAATTCCACAACTCAAATGCTTAATTAAAGATGTATTAGCCTACTTACAATCACCATAGCAATTTTTCTGACAGTATTCTAAAATTCTTCATAGTCAACATTCAGAGAGAAGTTGGTAACTATGAAGACAAGTATCGGGGCAGAGAGCTTCCAGGCTTTATCAATTACCAGATGTTTGAGGGTCTTGTCAGGGAACAGATAAAGCAGTTGGAGGAACCTGCGTTAAAGACACTGAAGACCATATCAGGtgagtgtgatatatatatatatatatatatatatatactttttttatattgtaaGAACTCCAAGTTCGGAGATGGAAGGGAACTCAATGATGCAGTTaggtaaggctctttatttctttGCCTTCGACACTGCGTGAACTCTTCTCAGAGATTTTCAAAGTTCAATCAGTTCAGTGTCATgcaaactttgtcaacataaagTTCTCTGAGATTTCAGCTTCACAGTATgtataaacattaataaaaactcctcagcttcacaataaacatttaacaatacacATCAGCCACTGGTCACTCGTGTCGTCCTCACTCTCTGGCGGTGGCCTGGCCGTTTATATGcttctctccccatgctcactggaattagagacaggtgttagacataatttagctcaggtgaaaaTGCCCTTACCGCTTTATCTCTCTCCGGACGGATggttgaccacgcccccactgccacatatatatatatatatatatatatatatatatatatatatacagtatacattcaAATTTCTCAGTCTATGTACATACATGTAGTCTGGTCTGATTCTAGCAATGTGTTGTAAGTCAgcaacattttaaacagtatgtggACATCTGCGCATTGAACATGAAATTCCAAAATCATGGGGATAAATATTGTATTAACAATGACCTCACTTTGTGGTTGGGGCTATTgtcatgctgaaaaatgaaagCACGTTCCCCAGAATGTTGCCTCAAAAGTGGAAAcatagggtctgttccaaaaaattgtgagctgccttgctgcctacatacaggcagctgtcttctatgtcAGCATCTTAACTGAAATGGAGCCTCAAGAGACCAGTATGAAATGCTCTACATTGTCAGCAACTCCATGCGTCATTCAAATAGCGCTCGTCATGCGCAGCACATGGAAATCACAATTGATTTTAATACCGGTAATGCGGTATGAACGAAGTGATTTTATAATGAGCATAAATATAAATAGCACACATATAGGGCATTTACTTGACAATATTGAATAGAATACAAGTATAatgtcaccttcctaaaataatgtcctaagtcATTTTATTCAGGTTTTTCAGGCGATTTTACCAGAGGTGACCAGCATCATTTGAGATGATTTAGGCAAGATATTTATATTCACAATGTCTCTGGTTTATCTGCTATCTTCACTAGTTTTATTCCTGGGGAAAAATACATATTATGTTGCCTAAAGGTAAGCAAAATAAGGTTTATTTTTCAGAGGGgtcctatgatgtcttaaaatgctgcctctggaggtAGCTCACTAGGTATTGGAACAGATGGATAGAATTCTCAAGAAAGCCATTGTACCATGAACAAGGAAATCCAGATCAATTGACAATGTTATTAGtgtactgtaaattgctttgaataaaaggtGTCAAATTAGTTACACTGCCTTTCAAATGTTTGGGGTCACTTAAatgttctcatgatcttaaaaaccttttgatttgaaggcggatgcttaaatgcttgaaattaattttgtaggcaaaaatataattgtgccaacatattaatttatttaattacaaaacaaataaattattttgaaatggatgacttgttctgaataattaagaaaagctgCTAATAAGTGTCCAGtattgatgggaactccttcagtacagtttaaaaagcatcccaaggtgatacctcaagaagattgttgagaaaatgtcaagagtacatttcagGAAATTCTATGCAAAGgctggctactttgaagatgctaaaatataacatagtttctgttcttccatagttttgatgactttcctCTTATacttaaatttgaaaaataataataataactagattacatttcctgaagaaaatgtgagtggtgtttgccaTGGCAAAAATTCTCATCACGATGTCCCACCAACTGCCCCAAGTTGAAAGAGGCCACCCCCATGACAGtaggatgttctggtgcagagatattggtGTTGTTCCATGGTTGCTATGGTAAcctatctggttgctatgcagttaccagggtgatacttatcaaggctccttgctatcctgaatTAAATatatcaacctggaagtctctatgattttctggagcagagatatgtgatttgttacttgtttGCTATGGtaacccaatttggttgctaggcagttaccagggtgatacttatcaaggctacttgccatcctgagtgaaagaagtcaactcggaagtctctacgatgttctggtgcagagatatgtgatttgttacttggttgctagggtaaccccatgtggtttctAGGCAGATAACAGAGTGATACTTAATGAGGCTCCTAgctatcctgattgaaataagtcaacttggaatctctatgattttctggtgcagagatatgtgatttgttttacATGGATGCTAGGGTaagccaatgtggttgctagtcaGTTACCAATGTGATTCTTAACATGGCTCtttgctatcctgagtgaaataaataaacccgaaagtctctacgacattctgatcctgagataccCATCTTAGTGATTTTGAAAGGAAGTCAATGGTGTTTGGTTGCTAGGCTAATCTAAAtgattgctagggcatggctaagtagttCCCATGATGATAATTGAAGACTGGTTGCTCACCCAAttaaaacaagccaactctcTTGTCTCAAGGATATTCTGATCTGAAGATATCACACTCTAATTGTAAGCAATAGAGTTGGTTGCTATAAATGGTTGCCAAGGCGTGACTAGCCAGTGAACAGAGTGATTCTACTTGGCCACTTACTGACTCAAAGGAGCCAATCCGCAAGTCTCTAAGACATTTTGTCTGAAGATATCCTTCTGAGACATTTTTAATGGAAGTTAATTGGGGTGGTTACTAGGGTCCCATAA
This DNA window, taken from Xyrauchen texanus isolate HMW12.3.18 chromosome 5, RBS_HiC_50CHRs, whole genome shotgun sequence, encodes the following:
- the LOC127644380 gene encoding interferon-induced GTP-binding protein MxB-like — its product is MSYPFSQQYEEKIRPCIDTIDKLRSLGVEKDLALPAIAVIGDQSSGKSSVLEALSGVALPRGSGIVTRCPLVLKMIRTKEEEGWHGKISYQEYVEDINDPADVEKKICEAQDEMAGAGVGISEELISLQITSANVPDLTLIDLPGIARVAVKGQPENIGEQIKRLIRKFVTKQETINLVVVPCNVDIATTEALRMAQEEDPDGERTLGILTKPDLVDKGTEGSVVDIVHNDVIPLTKGYMIVRCRGQKEITDQVTLNEATETEKAFFKDHPHFSTLYEEGFATIPLLAEKLTIELVYHIQKSLPLLEEQIEAKLEETQKDLEAYGTGPPTDPTERLGFLIDKVTAFTQDTFNLTTGEVLKSASDLQIFPEIRKEFAKWKCVLDNFNIQREVGNYEDKYRGRELPGFINYQMFEGLVREQIKQLEEPALKTLKTISDVVRKKFIQLAQCSFIGFPNLLKIAKAKIEGIKQEKESLAESMLRTQFRMELIVYSQDCTYSQSLHDAKGKLEEEEEEEEEEEEEEEEEEEEEVVVKYFIDTVANSTGNHATLHEMSLHLESYYSIISKRLADQIPMVILYLLLQEAAVELQRNMLQLLQDKNAIDDLLKEDYDISQKREKLLNRQKRLMQARSILIAF